A single window of Aspergillus flavus chromosome 4, complete sequence DNA harbors:
- a CDS encoding putative RNA polymerase II mediator complex subunit Soh1 (mediator of RNA polymerase II transcription subunit 31) — MDQPQPPTGHPEQPPPPTLTNPRFTLELEFVSSLANPYYLSHLAVTYPHLLGISNAGDEGDATKDTADPDAQAFAAYLAYLYSYWKTPEYAQFLTHPGATLRALRLLQEDTFRRDIIRPQVIEGLAGTGISNEEGGATTEQEGEQDKEEQEKQEEAGNSNKSKT; from the coding sequence ATGGACCAGCCACAACCACCTACCGGTCATCCTGAACAACCCCCACCGCCGACTCTCACAAACCCACGTTTTACTCTCGAGCTCGAGTTCGTCTCCTCGCTGGCCAACCCATACTATCTCTCGCACCTCGCAGTCACATACCCCCATCTGCTGGGAATCTCCAACGCTGGCGATGAAGGCGACGCGACCAAGGACACTGCGGATCCTGACGCGCAGGCCTTCGCCGCGTACCTTGCATACCTCTACTCCTACTGGAAAACTCCCGAGTACGCTCAATTCCTAACCCATCCTGGTGCCACCCTCCGCGCGCTACGACTCCTCCAAGAAGACACATTCCGCCGCGATATCATTCGCCCCCAAGTTATCGAAGGGCTGGCGGGGACCGGCATTAGCAACGAAGAAGGCGGCGCAACCACCGAACAGGAGGGGGAACAAGAtaaggaagaacaagagaaacaggAAGAAGCGGGGAATAGTAATAAATCAAAGACCTGA